The sequence CGGTTCGTTGAACGCCACGTGACCGTGGATGCCGATCCCCCCGTAGCAGGAGTCGATGCCGCCGAGCTTGGCGATAGTCTCGCTCACCTCGTCGATGCGCTCGATGCGGGGAAAGAAGACGTGGTCTTCCGGTATGCGCAGGTCAGGCTCGAGCCGCGCAAAGAATTTTTCGCGCATGTAGCCCTCGAAGCTCAGCGGATGGTCGAGCGGAATCGAGCGGCCTTCCCAGTCACAGTACTCGTCCATGTTGAACGTCCACACGTTCTGCCACGAGATGCGTTCGCGGTTGCAGATCTCGGCCAGCACGGGAAACTGACCGATTGGCCCTACCGGCAGGATGAGCCGCGTCGGTCCACCGGCGGCGTTGTGGGCTCTGATTTCGTCGGCAATCTCGCGCGCAAACGCGGCGTAGAGGGCCGCGCGGCTTGGCAAGATGTGCACCGGCACTTTGGCCTCGTCTTGCAGAGTCTCTGCGGGAAGGCGCATCCAAGCGTCAAGTTCCAGACCCATAGCTGCGCTACGCTCCTTTCACCGTAGATTCTTCACAAGCCCTGTGAGCAAAGTTGCATTAGCGATTGTTCGCCCCCCCCCCCAGCAATCTCAAGATTCAGCCATCGCGGTGGCGGCTCAACTTCATAATACTACGAGTTTCGGTCCGCAGGGCTAGGCACACGCCCTTTGCAGATGCTTGCAACGACACGACGTGCGTTGCATCCAGCCCTCTCGCTGTTCCGACACACTACCCAGAATCGGTGACGTCTGAATTGCGGGCGGAGGTAAATGCTATCGCAACTGATACCCAAGTCTGTTATCCTGTGAGTGGCAATACGAAGCGAGAGCGGTTCCGCACGACCTGGTATGTCAGGGCGTTCGCGGAGCATGGTAAATCACGTTCCGCTCAGTATCCGATCATTTCCGGTTCCATGAGGATTATATTGCTTTGGGCTAGTTGCAGTGCAAGGTGGTTTCAATGCTATCAATGCGCTGCCGGATGATGGGCGGCGATTCGCAGGAGAGATAAAATAGCGTCGGCGCGGTACAACGGAGTACTGATGCAGGTTGCGGTTCCCCATACGTGTTTCATTCGGAGCACAAGGTCATGCGTCAAGTGCACAGTAGGCCGTAACTCTCGTACAATGAAGGATAAGCTCGATCCCGTGCGGCGACATTTTGAATAGGCCACCAAGATAGACAAGGTAGCGCGGCTGACTATTGGGGATAGGGGAGCGCTCCCAGTCTGCCGTGGAGTTATTTAATGCAAGAGCGCCAGCGAATTGGAGAGACGCTACGCGCGGCGCGGTTGGCGAAGGGTGTCTCGTTAGAGGAGGCTGCTGCAGCCACGCGCATCCGCCGATCCGCATTGCAGGCGTTAGAGTCAGATGATTTCGATTCACTTCCTGCATCGGTTTACACCCGTGGGTTTCTGGTCAATTATGCCCGTTACCTGGGACTGATTGCGGAAGACATTGCTGAAGAATTCGATCGCCAAGAACGCGATAGTACAGAGACTTCTGTGGAAGAGTCGCAGGAGGAGCCGGCTCGACGTTCTTCTCTGTTCAGCTTGAAGATATTGTTGGCTTTCGCGTCCATGATCGCTCTCGGTGTGATTCTTAACTTTGTCTACGAGGAGTACTTGTCGGCAGGCCCCGCGCCAACGGTCGTAGAGAGCGAGCCTACTCCGACGACCGAACCGACACCGCTGGTCCGCGTACCGCCACTCCGCACCCCTTCCCCTATTCCTACACCTGAGCTGCCACCTACTCCGACACCCGTCATAGATTCCGGCGTCAACGTAACCCTGCGGTCCACAACCCAGCAGGCTTGGCTCAGTGTTTCGGCAGATGATGAAGTCATCTACGTAAACACGATCGGCCCAGAGACCGACCAAGGTACAGAGCCGCTGACGTGGTCGGCAACGGAGAGCATCTCTATCACGTTTGGACGCACCGGTGGGGTCGAGATTACCGTCAATGGCAGCGAAGTCGGCCCCTTGCTTGAAAGCCAGAATGCCGTGGTCTTCGAGGCCGTCAGATCAGATGACGGAGAATTAGTGATCGCCGTGAACGGTACGCCGGTTCCCGCTTCGGAATAGCGGCATGGGGGCGAAAGCCCTGTGCACGTTACCGCCGGTGGTGGATCTGCGCTGAGTTTGTTGTGCCCGGTCGCCTAACCTACGCAGAGTTAAGTCTTCGGCTGCCGACCCCTCTCACGTCCCCGAGTGAAACTTGTGTGATTTTCCGGAATCGTCCGCCGTTTTCTTCCGGATTCGGTTCTTCATCGAAAACCCACGATAGCGCAAAGGGACAACCGGTTGGAGTGCCGTTGTGACGGGATCGAGCGGCACAAGGGCAGGGAAATGACAGAGTTGGCGTGAGGTCCGCCGCAAGAGCATAGGCTACATTCGTCCCGCATAAATGTCTGCGGGAACCTGCCCAGAGTTGCCGCGCCGCCCCGATAGCGGTATCGTGAATAGCCAGGATAACGCCGCATGGCAGGCGGTAGGACGCCGACCTGTTAGAGGAATAGTTCATGCCCGTTGGCTATGCTACGCAGTTGACGCTGTTACGCATCGCGCTTGCGCCGCTCATCATGTTTCTCGTCATTTGGGGCGAGGGCACGCCGCGATGGTATTGGCTGGCGGCGGCATTGCTTGCGTTAGGAGCGGCGACGGATTGGCTGGACGGATTTGTGGCGCGCCGCAGCGCTACCGTCACGTCAGTTGGGGCATCACTCGATCTCGTGGCGGACAAAGTCCTCGTTGTCGTCGTCTTGATTTCCCTCGTGCAGGTAGAGCTCTTGCCCGGCTGGTGGGCGGCGGTAGTTGTCAGCCGGGAGATGGCCGTGACCGGCCTCCGCGCACAAGCTGCCGAGAAAGGCGCTTCCATTCCGGCGGGACGCGTCGGCAAACTGAAGACCGGTGTAACGTTCATCGCGTTGCTCGTGTTGCTCGTCTGGCAAGGCATCGTGAGCGACATTCTCCTCTGGCTTGCCTTGGCTCTCACCGTTTACTCCGGAGGAGAGTACATGTATAGCGGAATTCGCAAGATTCGGGAAGCAAGCAGCGCCAAGGCAACGCATTCTCCAACTTAGACAACATAAAAGGGGTTCACGTGAAATGAAGGTAGCCTTTATCGGTCTCGGCACGATGGGCATGCACATGGCGGTCAATCTGCGCAAGGCCGGCCATGATGTTTACGCGTACAACCGCACGCGCAGCAAGGCGGAGGCATTCGTCACATCAGGCGGCACGCTGGTAGAAAGCCCACGGGAAGGCGCAGAGCAAGCCGACTTCGTGCTCACCTGCGTTTCGATGCCGGAAGACGTAGAAGAGGTCTTCCTGGGAGAGGCAGGCGCTATTCACGGATCGCGTGCGGGACAGGTGTTCGTGGACCATAGCACCATAGATCCCGCCACCGCCAAACGTGTCGGTGCCGCGCTTGCGGAGAAGCAGATTCAATTCATCGATGCGCCGATTAGCGGCGGCCCGATGGGGGCCGAGGCCGGCACGCTGGCTATCATGGCGGGAGGCGAGGCGGAAGCCTTTGCCAGAGCCGAGCCGCTCTTTCAGGCTATGGGTGAGAACATCTTCCACGTCGGTCCGCTGGGCGCCGGCTCCGTGGTAAAGCTGCAAAACCAACTACTCGTTGGCATAAACCTGGCCGGCATTGTTGAAGCAATGGTGCTCGGCGCCAAGAACGGCGTAGATCCTGCAACATCCTACCAAGTGCTGGGAACCGCAATGGGCGACAGCCGCATGCTGCACCGCGCAATGCCGGACTTTATCCTGAAGCGTAACTTTGACCCGGCATTCGCCATCAAGCTGCTTGTGAAAGACCTGCGGCTGGCCACGCAACTCGGCCAGCAGGCGAGTGTAAGGCTGCTCATTAGCAACCTCACGCAACTCGTCTACGAAGAGGCAATCGCGCAAGGACTGGCCGACGAAGATCAAACGGCCGTGGTCAAGCCCCTGGAAGACCTGGCACACGTGGAGGTAGGCAAGGCGTGAGCGCGCCTCGCAAAGGCGCGGACGCATCGCCAACCCCCGCCGCGCAGCGTATTCCAGCACTACGTCTAGAGCAGTTTGCGCGGGACGTGCTTGTGCATGAAGGCATCCCGCCACAGCATGCGGAGCAATCGGCGCGGCACCTCGTGCTCTGCGATCTGCGCGGGGTTGAAAGTCACGGCATCACGCGCCTCTCCGCGCTGGCGCAGCGCATACGCAATGGCGTCGTCAACGCCAGTCCCAGCATCCACGTCGAACGCCAACGCGCCGCCTCCGCGTTGGTAAATGGCGACAACGGGCTGGGCGTGCCGGTCAGCACGTATGCCACGCAATCGGCGATCCGCCTCGCCCAAGAGCAGGGCATTGGCAGCGTAGGAGTTCACAATAGCAACCACTTCGGCATGGCAGCCGATTACGCGCTGCAAATGGCGGAGGCCGGTTGCCTCGGTATCGTGACGACCAACTCAAGCCCGGCCATGGTGCCCTGGGGCGCGGCGAAGAAATTCCTGGGCACCAACCCCATCTGCTTTGGCGCGCCGACCCAGGGCCCACCGCTCATTTTGGACATGGCAACGAGCGTTGTGGCCATGGGACACGTGGTCCTCGCGGAAAAGCGCGGTCAATCCATTCCGGATTCATGGGCGGTCGGACCCGACGGCCTGCCCACCACCGACCCGACGCGCGCCAGGCAGGGCGGAGCGCGTCCGCTGGCAGACTACAAAGGTTCCGGACTTGCGTTGATGGTCGAGATATTCACGTCTCTCCTTACCGGCGCGCCCCTGGGCGTGCATGCCGCGGGGTTCTTTAGCGATATGACACGGCCCGCCGACGTCGCCCACCTCTTCATCGCAATCGATATCGCAGCATTCGTGGATGCTCAATCGTTCGAGGAGCGGATGCAAGCGCTCTTGACCGAGATGCGGGAGCTGCCGCTGGCGCCGGGATTCGACCGCGTTACCCTGCCGGGTGAAATTGAACAAGAGTGCAGGCAAGATCGGGAAGCAAACGGCATCCCGCTTGACCCCGCCGTGCTTGCCGACCTCCAGCAACTTGCCACACAAACGGGTGTCGCGCTCACAGTTTGAACATGATGCGGCCGCCTTCTTGACCGTCATTCCGGCGAAAGCCGGAATCCAGGGTGTGTGCGGCGAAGATGGAATCCGCGCCCCCGTGCGGGGGCGAGCTTGCGCCGGAATTGTAAATGTCAGGTAATTCGTTGACAGAATTGAGAACAAAAGCAACCTTCCGCATTGCTAGACATGACAAGTACATATGTCATTCCGAACGAAGCGCAGCGGAGTGTCGAACCCTGTTCGCGGAATCTAGAGTACTGTGCCGTATGGACCATGTTCGACATTGATTCTAGATTCCTCGCTGCGCTCGGAATGACATGTACCGTCAACTCCTCAGAATGGAAAGCGGATTCTGTCAACGATTTACTCAACACTTACAGGATTGACGGAGGATTGCGTTCTGTTTTCATGGCACTGACAGGCGGGGTTGCTGCCTGCTTTGGTGCAATGCCGAACTTATTCTTGGTAAGTCAACAAAACCTAACCACTCTACAATCTAGGCCCTATCGTAATGGCACTCCCAGCATTTGAACGACAGGTTCTTGTCGAACGCGCCTTTCGTATTTTGGATGAAGGCGCGAGCGAGATGGACATTGCGCCGCTCGCGCGAGCCGCTATGCAATTGAACGGCGAGTTGCCCGCCGCTTTGCTGCGCCTTATCGAAGAGAAGCTCAGCGCCGACGGTCGCTTCGTACAAAACGCTGCGGGTAACTGGGGTTTGGCGCACTGGCAGCAAGACACTGAAGAGCTACTCACGTCGCAGGTTTTCGTGGTGCTCGATGTCGAGACCACCGGCGGCATCGCGGGCCGCCATCGCATCATCGAGCTTGGCGCAGTGCGCGTGTGCAATGGGGAGGAGATTGCTCGCTTTAACTCGCTGGTAAACCCCGGGCAGCGCGTAAGCAAGCGCATCTGGCAACTTACCGGCATTAGCGATGACATGCTCTGCGACGCGCCCACGGCGGGCCCGGTGCTCGATGAACTGTACGCCTTTATCGACCATGTACCGGTTGTGGGTCACAATATCGCCTCCGACCTCAGCTTTCTGCGCAACGAGGCGCTTTGGACAAAGCGTCGGCCACTTGCCAATCTGACGATCGATACGGTGCTCATGGGCGCACGACTCCTCCCGGAGCTTAAGCGGCCGAGCCTGGAACGAATGGCGCGGCACTTCGGCCTGAATGATGCGCCTAAGCACCGCGCGCTCATCGATGCCCGCGTGACCGCCCAGTGTTTTGCACGGTTAATCGACCAGGTTCCTCCCGAACACAACACGAGTATGCGAGCGTTCTTGGATTGGCTGGAAAGCGGCCAGGGGCACCGCCTGCCCGCTCACCGTTCCGCACTGCAGGCGCAAATCCGGCTGCTGCCCGCACTTCCCGGCATCTATATCTTTCGGGATAGCGATGGTGCCGTGCTCTATGTGGGCAAGTCCAAGTCGCTGCAACGGCGGGTGCGCAGCCACCTCGCGAACCCCGACCGACTCTTCGACGGCATGATCGAGCGGCTTGACCGCATAGACGTTGAGGTCACCGGCTCCGAGTTCGAGGCGCTGCTCCGCGAAGCGCAGATCATTCAGGAATTGCAGCCGGTCTACAACGTGCAGCAGCAGTATCGCCCCGTGCAGCCATACGTCCGCGTTTGGCGCAGCCAGAAGGCAGGTATCAAAGTTCAAACGAGCAATCGGCTGCGGCCGGACGACTCGGCATACTTTGGGCCCTACCGCAACCGCGCGGCGGCAAGCTGGAGTGCGCGCGTGGCGCGTCGTCTGCTTTCTGCCGCAGCCGATCTTTCGGCACAAGACCAAGCGAACATGGTGTTTCAGTTCTTGTCGGAAGGTCCGGCAGCCGTGGTGTCACACTGGCAGGCCCGGGAGGCGCCTGCTGCGGACGCGGCGCTGCAAGTTCTGCGCCGGCTGCGCGCACACCACCGCCCGCTCTCAGGAGGATTCGCCGGTCACACCATCCTGCTTATCTATCCGGCGGATCCGCCGGGCAAGATTCATCTCTTCTTCGTCCGCAACGGCCAAATGCTGGGACAGGAGACCATTGGGCCGGCGACGGAAACGGTCCTGGTGGATTCGCTGCACGGGTTCTTTGCCCACTACCTCTCGTTGCCCGATAACGCAGCCTCTGCTGACACCATTCGCCACTTCATTCTGCAATGGGTGTACCAGCACCGCGATGATCCCGCAGTCATCCCGATCGACCCAACGTGCGTGCATGTCGCAATGGCAGCGGCAAGCCAGCGCCTGGAGCGCTTGGGCGTGGTAGAGCCAACCACAACCGGCGGCTCAGGAGACATGCAAGGGACGATGCTTGGCTAGAGAAGGGTCTTCTGATGCGTGGAGCTTGGGGCCCGTACGCCACTCTCATCTGGAATTACCGCGGCCCACTTAGCGGGTAGCAAATTGCGGCCAACAATCGGTTTGCCTATGACTGGTGTGCGCAGGTTACAAACCTGCGCTACCGCCAGATAGGCAGACGTAGCGCGGAGGCTTGTCCCCCGCTCTTGAGTAGAGTGCAAAGGTCTCGGCGGCACGCGGTCGGATTCACCTCATTACGGCCAACAATCGGTTTGCCTATGGATCAGGTGTGCGCAGGTTACAAACCTACGCTACCGCCAGATAGGCAGACGTAGCGCGGAGGCTTGTCCCCCGCTCTTGAGTAGGATGCAATTGACACGGCGGCACGCGGTCGGAGTCACCTCATTACGGCCAACAATCGGTTTGCCTATGGATCAGGTGTGCGCAGGTTACAAACCTACGCTACCGCCAGATAGGCAGACGTAGCGCGGAGGCTTGTCCCCCGCTCTTGAGTA comes from Chloroflexota bacterium and encodes:
- a CDS encoding 6-phosphogluconolactonase, translated to MGLELDAWMRLPAETLQDEAKVPVHILPSRAALYAAFAREIADEIRAHNAAGGPTRLILPVGPIGQFPVLAEICNRERISWQNVWTFNMDEYCDWEGRSIPLDHPLSFEGYMREKFFARLEPDLRIPEDHVFFPRIERIDEVSETIAKLGGIDSCYGGIGIHGHVAFNEPPISRFYQVTLEEFRNSRTRVLPLAPETTVMNSIRRVGGNFYTFPPMAITLGMKDILESRRIRLYCDGGDWQKAILRITLLGEVSTDYPATLLQEHPDALITADAETAEPLGS
- a CDS encoding DUF4115 domain-containing protein, with protein sequence MQERQRIGETLRAARLAKGVSLEEAAAATRIRRSALQALESDDFDSLPASVYTRGFLVNYARYLGLIAEDIAEEFDRQERDSTETSVEESQEEPARRSSLFSLKILLAFASMIALGVILNFVYEEYLSAGPAPTVVESEPTPTTEPTPLVRVPPLRTPSPIPTPELPPTPTPVIDSGVNVTLRSTTQQAWLSVSADDEVIYVNTIGPETDQGTEPLTWSATESISITFGRTGGVEITVNGSEVGPLLESQNAVVFEAVRSDDGELVIAVNGTPVPASE
- the pgsA gene encoding CDP-diacylglycerol--glycerol-3-phosphate 3-phosphatidyltransferase, with the protein product MPVGYATQLTLLRIALAPLIMFLVIWGEGTPRWYWLAAALLALGAATDWLDGFVARRSATVTSVGASLDLVADKVLVVVVLISLVQVELLPGWWAAVVVSREMAVTGLRAQAAEKGASIPAGRVGKLKTGVTFIALLVLLVWQGIVSDILLWLALALTVYSGGEYMYSGIRKIREASSAKATHSPT
- a CDS encoding NAD(P)-dependent oxidoreductase — encoded protein: MPWLSPFTPEESTCIAEFARFGKQAAPRQRILQLRQHKRGSREMKVAFIGLGTMGMHMAVNLRKAGHDVYAYNRTRSKAEAFVTSGGTLVESPREGAEQADFVLTCVSMPEDVEEVFLGEAGAIHGSRAGQVFVDHSTIDPATAKRVGAALAEKQIQFIDAPISGGPMGAEAGTLAIMAGGEAEAFARAEPLFQAMGENIFHVGPLGAGSVVKLQNQLLVGINLAGIVEAMVLGAKNGVDPATSYQVLGTAMGDSRMLHRAMPDFILKRNFDPAFAIKLLVKDLRLATQLGQQASVRLLISNLTQLVYEEAIAQGLADEDQTAVVKPLEDLAHVEVGKA
- a CDS encoding Ldh family oxidoreductase, yielding MSAPRKGADASPTPAAQRIPALRLEQFARDVLVHEGIPPQHAEQSARHLVLCDLRGVESHGITRLSALAQRIRNGVVNASPSIHVERQRAASALVNGDNGLGVPVSTYATQSAIRLAQEQGIGSVGVHNSNHFGMAADYALQMAEAGCLGIVTTNSSPAMVPWGAAKKFLGTNPICFGAPTQGPPLILDMATSVVAMGHVVLAEKRGQSIPDSWAVGPDGLPTTDPTRARQGGARPLADYKGSGLALMVEIFTSLLTGAPLGVHAAGFFSDMTRPADVAHLFIAIDIAAFVDAQSFEERMQALLTEMRELPLAPGFDRVTLPGEIEQECRQDREANGIPLDPAVLADLQQLATQTGVALTV
- a CDS encoding exonuclease domain-containing protein, whose amino-acid sequence is MALPAFERQVLVERAFRILDEGASEMDIAPLARAAMQLNGELPAALLRLIEEKLSADGRFVQNAAGNWGLAHWQQDTEELLTSQVFVVLDVETTGGIAGRHRIIELGAVRVCNGEEIARFNSLVNPGQRVSKRIWQLTGISDDMLCDAPTAGPVLDELYAFIDHVPVVGHNIASDLSFLRNEALWTKRRPLANLTIDTVLMGARLLPELKRPSLERMARHFGLNDAPKHRALIDARVTAQCFARLIDQVPPEHNTSMRAFLDWLESGQGHRLPAHRSALQAQIRLLPALPGIYIFRDSDGAVLYVGKSKSLQRRVRSHLANPDRLFDGMIERLDRIDVEVTGSEFEALLREAQIIQELQPVYNVQQQYRPVQPYVRVWRSQKAGIKVQTSNRLRPDDSAYFGPYRNRAAASWSARVARRLLSAAADLSAQDQANMVFQFLSEGPAAVVSHWQAREAPAADAALQVLRRLRAHHRPLSGGFAGHTILLIYPADPPGKIHLFFVRNGQMLGQETIGPATETVLVDSLHGFFAHYLSLPDNAASADTIRHFILQWVYQHRDDPAVIPIDPTCVHVAMAAASQRLERLGVVEPTTTGGSGDMQGTMLG